In Sporolituus thermophilus DSM 23256, a single genomic region encodes these proteins:
- a CDS encoding YicC/YloC family endoribonuclease, translating to MTGFGRGEYIDSNHRFTVEIKAVNHRYTEIGIRAPKNLGALEDKIRRSIAQALSRGRVDIYIAMEEFGEQQRMVRVDKELAMAYHNAMRELAGLLNSSAVDFTSLIARFPDVLKVEEKEQDVLKLWPKLAEAMDAAIGNLLAMRLAEGANIQADLTTRIAKIESYVQQLEERMPVVLEEYRAKLLARMRDALTAIGAEPDETRLLQEVACFADRTNIAEELVRLKSHLAQFRSTLDADEAVGRKLDFIVQEINRETNTIASKANDFAVANIVVEIKSEIEKVREQIQNIE from the coding sequence ATGACTGGATTTGGTCGCGGGGAATATATCGACAGCAATCATCGTTTTACCGTCGAAATTAAAGCTGTAAATCATCGTTATACCGAAATTGGAATCCGGGCGCCGAAAAATCTGGGGGCTTTGGAGGACAAAATTCGCCGTAGCATTGCCCAAGCGTTGTCCCGAGGCCGCGTTGATATATATATTGCCATGGAAGAATTTGGCGAGCAGCAACGGATGGTTAGGGTTGACAAAGAATTGGCAATGGCTTACCATAATGCAATGAGAGAATTAGCGGGGTTATTGAACAGCTCGGCCGTGGATTTTACGTCGCTTATTGCAAGGTTTCCTGATGTTCTGAAAGTGGAAGAAAAAGAGCAAGATGTCCTGAAGTTATGGCCCAAATTAGCGGAAGCAATGGATGCAGCTATCGGCAATCTCCTCGCTATGCGTTTGGCCGAGGGCGCCAACATACAAGCTGATTTGACAACGCGAATTGCCAAAATAGAGAGTTATGTTCAGCAGCTTGAAGAGCGGATGCCGGTAGTGCTGGAAGAATATCGCGCCAAACTGCTGGCACGCATGCGCGATGCCTTGACTGCTATAGGGGCCGAGCCTGACGAGACGCGGTTGCTCCAAGAGGTGGCTTGTTTTGCCGACCGGACTAATATTGCGGAAGAACTGGTACGGCTAAAGAGCCATCTTGCCCAGTTTCGTTCCACTCTGGACGCTGATGAGGCTGTAGGAAGAAAGTTGGACTTTATCGTGCAGGAGATCAACCGCGAAACCAATACCATTGCCTCCAAGGCCAACGATTTCGCTGTTGCGAACATTGTTGTTGAAATTAAAAGTGAGATTGAGAAGGTCAGAGAGCAAATCCAAAACATAGAGTAA
- the remA gene encoding extracellular matrix/biofilm regulator RemA, which translates to MEIKLINIGFGNIVSANRIVSIVSPESAPIKRIIQEARDRGMLIDATYGRRTRAVIIADSDHVILSAVQPETVAHRLASKDTSDDTAE; encoded by the coding sequence ATGGAGATTAAACTTATTAATATTGGTTTTGGCAATATCGTATCGGCTAACCGTATTGTTAGCATTGTTAGCCCCGAATCGGCTCCCATCAAACGAATTATTCAAGAAGCCCGTGACAGAGGGATGTTAATTGACGCGACTTATGGCCGCCGTACTCGCGCCGTTATTATCGCCGATAGTGATCACGTCATTCTCTCAGCTGTTCAGCCCGAAACGGTTGCCCATCGTTTGGCCAGCAAGGATACAAGCGATGATACGGCGGAATAG
- the gmk gene encoding guanylate kinase: MAQQGILIVLSGPSGTGKGTICRELLRNDPNLYYSISATTRSPRTGEVNGVNYWFVSREKFQAMIENDELLEWAEVYGNFYGTPRQYVMDLLNGGKDVLLEIDIQGALQIKKKFPQGVFIYILPPSLDELADRIHKRGTDSAEAIKQRLSCVTSELSCAYNYHYLVVNDEVERAVHKIAAIITAEKCRVERNNGLIDSICQTSRNVLKL, encoded by the coding sequence ATGGCGCAGCAAGGGATCTTAATTGTGCTTTCCGGGCCGTCCGGGACAGGTAAAGGGACGATTTGCCGGGAATTGCTGCGTAATGATCCTAATTTATATTACTCAATCTCAGCCACCACCCGCTCACCCCGTACCGGGGAGGTGAACGGGGTTAACTATTGGTTTGTATCTCGCGAAAAATTTCAAGCCATGATTGAAAACGATGAGCTGCTTGAATGGGCCGAAGTGTACGGGAACTTTTATGGAACACCGCGGCAATATGTAATGGATTTACTAAATGGTGGCAAGGATGTTTTGTTGGAGATCGATATCCAGGGCGCGTTGCAGATTAAAAAGAAGTTTCCCCAGGGGGTATTCATATATATCTTGCCGCCCTCTTTGGACGAACTGGCGGATCGCATTCATAAACGAGGGACTGACAGTGCTGAAGCGATTAAACAACGGTTAAGCTGTGTAACGAGTGAATTAAGCTGCGCTTATAACTACCATTATTTGGTTGTGAACGACGAAGTGGAGCGTGCAGTACACAAAATAGCCGCAATTATTACGGCGGAAAAATGCCGGGTGGAGCGCAACAATGGCTTGATTGACAGCATTTGTCAAACTTCACGGAACGTACTAAAACTTTAA
- the rpoZ gene encoding DNA-directed RNA polymerase subunit omega, which produces MIRPSLDVLIDKVDSKYTLVVLAAKRAREIMNGEPPLVESKSNKPVTIALEEVAQGKITYERTKTGIK; this is translated from the coding sequence TTGATTCGTCCATCCTTAGACGTTTTAATTGATAAAGTTGACAGTAAATATACATTAGTCGTTCTTGCAGCAAAGCGGGCCCGGGAAATTATGAATGGTGAGCCTCCGCTTGTGGAAAGCAAATCGAATAAACCCGTTACCATAGCCTTGGAAGAGGTTGCCCAAGGCAAAATTACTTATGAACGTACCAAGACAGGTATTAAGTAG
- the coaBC gene encoding bifunctional phosphopantothenoylcysteine decarboxylase/phosphopantothenate--cysteine ligase CoaBC, translating into MMKGKNIVLGVSGGIAAYKSVEIVSRLRKAGSSVHVIMTKSATEFVTPLTFREISGNPVVVDMWEEPKNWNVQHIALATLADLFLIAPATANIIGKIANGIADDMLSTTVMATKAPIVLAPAMNSNMYLNPIVQQNLQKLAGLGYHIIEPATGMLACGVEGPGRLPEPEIIVAKVDELLRPHGVLAGKRILVTAGGTREPLDPVRYLGNRSSGKMGYAIAEAAALRGAEVILVSGSTGLNPPRGVLVKMVETAEEMRQAVLAEYAACDVVIKAAAVADYRPKEIAEHKIKKTGETLTLVLEKNPDILRELGALKRHQILVGFAAETQDLLGNAQEKLAKKNLDMIVANDVTLPGAGFNADTNIVKLIYRDGSVEELEQMPKKRVAEIVLDRICDLLTKRG; encoded by the coding sequence GTGATGAAGGGCAAAAATATTGTCCTGGGCGTTAGCGGCGGCATTGCCGCTTATAAAAGTGTGGAAATAGTCAGCCGTTTGCGGAAAGCCGGGAGTTCTGTTCATGTTATTATGACCAAGTCGGCTACTGAATTTGTTACACCCCTTACTTTTCGGGAGATAAGCGGTAATCCGGTAGTTGTTGATATGTGGGAAGAACCGAAAAACTGGAATGTTCAGCATATTGCATTGGCCACTTTGGCCGATTTATTTTTAATAGCCCCTGCAACTGCCAACATTATTGGCAAAATTGCCAACGGTATTGCCGATGATATGCTTTCAACGACTGTGATGGCTACCAAAGCGCCGATAGTACTGGCGCCAGCCATGAATAGCAATATGTATCTAAATCCTATTGTCCAGCAAAATTTGCAAAAACTGGCTGGATTGGGCTATCACATTATTGAACCCGCAACAGGCATGCTGGCCTGCGGGGTGGAAGGTCCCGGACGTTTGCCCGAGCCGGAGATAATTGTTGCCAAAGTGGATGAACTGCTCCGGCCGCACGGTGTACTGGCCGGAAAGCGAATTTTGGTTACTGCCGGCGGTACGCGGGAACCGCTCGATCCAGTGCGTTATTTAGGCAACCGGTCGAGTGGCAAAATGGGCTATGCAATCGCCGAAGCAGCGGCGCTCCGCGGCGCGGAGGTTATTCTCGTCTCCGGCTCCACCGGATTAAACCCGCCACGGGGTGTTTTAGTAAAAATGGTGGAAACAGCGGAAGAGATGCGGCAGGCCGTGTTGGCCGAATATGCTGCCTGTGATGTAGTGATTAAGGCGGCGGCTGTGGCCGATTATCGGCCTAAAGAAATAGCTGAGCATAAAATCAAAAAAACCGGGGAGACGCTTACTCTTGTTTTGGAAAAAAACCCGGATATTTTACGGGAGTTGGGAGCGTTGAAGCGCCACCAGATCCTGGTGGGGTTCGCCGCTGAAACGCAGGACTTGCTTGGTAATGCCCAGGAAAAGTTGGCCAAGAAAAATCTTGATATGATAGTAGCTAATGATGTTACGCTCCCGGGTGCGGGTTTTAACGCCGACACTAATATTGTTAAGCTTATTTACCGTGATGGTAGTGTTGAAGAACTAGAACAAATGCCAAAAAAGCGTGTTGCGGAAATTGTTCTTGACAGAATTTGCGATTTATTGACAAAAAGAGGTTGA